A stretch of DNA from Cryptomeria japonica chromosome 4, Sugi_1.0, whole genome shotgun sequence:
TTCTGGAACTTTCTTCACCCTCGGACACCTGACTAAATGGAATTTCTCCAGGACGGCCATCGCTCCATCCTCCAAATCTGGCAACTCCTCTAAAAGAGGGAAATCTGATATAATTAGAAAGCGTAGCTTGGGAAACCCGGATGACTTTCCAAACGCCTTGGGTACTTTTCTACAACTCTTATTACCCTCTAATCTCAGCTCTATCAAGTTAGGCATTGTTTCTAATGCCGGATAATCGATACAATCACAATTAAATAATGTGAGTTGCCTCAGATTTGTTAGCATCCATACCCAACTCGGCACTGCAAATTTCCCCAAACAAAGTGTTTGGAGATCCTGGAGGGCAGTGATATTGTGCGGTAAATGCGATTCTATAGAGAAATGAGATTCTATTGACAGATAGCGCATCCTGAGTAGCTGAGCAAGGATTCCATCTTCGATAATCTTCAGCTCCTTTTCATGGGTAACTTCTAGGCTTAACTCTTGGAGGCGGTTTAATTTGATAACATCCCCTAGCTTTAACAACCCATCCTCTTCAACAGAGAGGCTTAGTGGATCTGATCTCAGTACCCGCAAAGACACCAGCTCTGATATTCCCTTGGGCATATGACTCCGCAGCTCATCATTGCAATTCTTTATATTGAGATGTTGAAGACATCTGAGATCATTAATCCACTCAGGCAGCGTTTGCAGCTGTTGGCAATGACATAGATCGAGGAAGACGAGGCTCTTAAGACTTCTCACACAAATTGGTATCTCCTTTATCTTTGTTGATGATAAATTTAAAAGCCTGAGAAGTTTTAGCTTTCCAACAAAGTCGGGCAATGTGGAGATGTTAGACTCGCTCAAGTCGAGAACCCTTAATAACCTCATAGGACTGAAGAAGTTTATCTCAATTCTCTCAATGAGATTTTTATATAGTAACAGAGTGCGAAGAGACCTGGGACAAGAAACCCTGCTGTGTTCCATGACCATATCATCTATCTCTTGTTTGGCCAGTAAAATTCTCTTCACAGATGTGACATCTTCGACAGCAAATGAACATCTGTTTTCTTTAGACATCTCAATTGCCAAATCATACAGCAAGTCATGGATCTTGCAATATTTGATTAAACCCCAATCTTCCCACACTTCAAGTAAGCACAGATTGGCCAACTGATATAAATATCCCCAAGCAACATCCCACTGATCTTCTCCCTGGGGAACGAATCCTTCCACTATCCAGAGATTTATGAGATATTCACAATCTATTCTCTCAACCTCAGGAAAGAAGGACAAATAAGAAAAACAGGGCTTAAGAGCTGCGGGCAAAGAGTCATAACTCAATCTGAGAATCTCTATGATGCGGTAATCGGGAGTAGTTACCTCTTTCTGTCGATGCACTTCCAACTCTTTGAGCCGAGACAATTTGGAGTTCCACTCGCTCGGTTCTGTGCAGCCTGAGAGTGACGCTGCTATTGTCTTGAGTGCCAATGGTAATCTCCCGCATTGCTTTTCAACTTCATGAGCTACCGCTTTAAGATGATGTGGTGGGAGATCCCCGTTATAATTAGAGAAGGCATACGCACAGAACAATTGCCAACTCTCGTCCTCGGATAAAAGCTCCATTTCATATATACAAGCTTCAAGGTTTTGGCCAACTCCCCTGTTTCTGGTTGTAACCACAATTTTACATTGGCTGTCATGGCCAATTGGAAGACCAAGGCTCCTAATGACGTTATCTTCTCGGGTTGCCCTCCAGACGTCATCCAGCACGATAAGAGACTTTGTTTTTTGTAAATCGGCATGAATCAGCTCCGCCGCTCGCTTCTCACTTGCATCCTTTACTGCATCTTTTAAATATCCCATGTGCGATGCTAGATCGCACTGTAATTTATGAACAGAATATGACTGGGACATGGAAAGCCAGATTGAATGCTCGTACCTTTGTTTGATTCTGTCGAAAAGGTTTTGGAGTAGAAACGTTTTCCCTGTTCCCCCGATCCCCACCACGGCAATGACTGGAACAGTTGATTCATCTAGCAAGGAAATGAGGTGCTGAAGCTTGGGCTCAATCGCTACAGGATGTGAATCCCTGAGCAGGAGACTATTTTCCTTCCACGCTGGACTGCTTGATGGTTTTTCGGAGGGAGACGGCACTAAATCACGGAAAAGCTTCAGCTGCTTTCCATATTTGGTAATGAATCTGCTTCTTTCTTTCACTTCTTGAATTTTTTTAGCCATTTTATCCCGGGAAAATAATTCATCACGATTGTAAACAACAAACTCTTCCACAATGTCCTCTGCATCCCAGGCAACGTCCCGAGCGTGGCGTAACCAATCCTTGACGTCGTCATCTTGTGCAAGAAGCGAATTTGCATAGTTCAAGCCACCACTTATGATTCTGAGTTCATTTTTTAACCAGTCAATATCCCGTGTGAAGCTGCAAATCAGGGCTGCCTCCTCAGCTGCTTGTTGAATTATCTTCTCAATAACATCTTGAGAAATTGCACCAGCCATCCTTGATCTGTTATTATTACCACTTAGAGGACACGTAaaatgatctctcaaataagtATACAAGCCCACAGATCGAAATTGCTTAAGGATGCGTTTAAAAGAACAAACGTTAGAACTGTGTTCTATGTGAGAATAGCCCTGAAACTCTACTGGGTAAAATGTCTTGTTGTACAATTAAAAAGAGTCTTTGCTGTTGTGTAGTGTTTCCAGAcggaaaataaaatgaaaatacaaGTGGCTGTTTACAGATTGACCGACACTGACAGCTCCATTTTACATTGAACGCATTGAAGGGACAGCTTTATTAAGTTGTATCAAGTGTATGTGGTTGCTTGTCATCCATATAATGAGTTGTGGTTGCTTGGCATTCATATAGTATGAGTTGtggcatatatataatataatatctattatataatttataatatctATTATAATATGatatatgttatattatataaataagattatataatataatatatttatgtgtgttttttagtcatagaaaatctatatgTGGGAGGTGATAGGGCTTGTTTTTTGTGTCGAGGTAGTTTgttgaaaaatttatgttttagaaCATTGGGTGGAAAACATTTGATACATAGGTAGTATACATAAAGCAAAATCTTTCACAAGTTTTGATTCATATTTACGCGAATAATTTTTATACATTAATTTTCAAATGTGTTTGCATTCACATGAAACTGCACCATTTGTTGAAACTAGTTCAACATTCCAATGACACAATGAGAATGATCTCAAAGTGGGAAGCCTTGTAGTTTAGATCAAACCTCCAAAGAAGGATGTCCTTTCTATACCTATATGCATGTGTTCACCCAATCAAACAGAGGAACTAAACCCTAACAATAGTCATATTTTACTAATCTAGCATGAAAAAGACAAAAGGAAtgtagaaagggaaaagaggtaaTGCATCCATATTTAAATGAGTTTCCTCTTTGCTCATTAGAGCATATAGGACTAACAAAGTCACCTAAACTCGCATAGATCCCATTTAATAGTCCTCACATATGAATATGGAGGCAAGGGATTCAACATTCACTAAGAGAGAAGAGGATATCCATAGACAAATCTTGCAAATTATTTTTAACACAACATATATAACTAGAAAAGTAGTAAAATCATTCACATATGAAGGTAAGAAGAGCTTACACAACCTATAGAAAGTGAAAGGAGgtgaaaaaaataaaactttattgATTGAGAGGCATTGAGCTTGCTTACAATAATAGGGTTGCATAGGATGCAAGTCTTTAAAGAGAAATTGAGAAGGAAGCCTTTTACAAATAAAAATGAATTTGTAGTTTTCCTAGAAGAGGAAATTTGCATACTTCCATGAGGACCATGGAAccatgattttttttgttgttgcaaggGTAGGGATGTCTTCTTGTCAAGGTTTTAATCATTTTAGTGATCAAATCTATTATGTACCATATATTTTGAGTTCCTAAGGATAATGGGAGGCTATTTCCATCTATACATGTTGCTCTAGGCATTATTTTTGCTCAAAAGGGAGAA
This window harbors:
- the LOC131077886 gene encoding disease resistance protein RPM1: MAGAISQDVIEKIIQQAAEEAALICSFTRDIDWLKNELRIISGGLNYANSLLAQDDDVKDWLRHARDVAWDAEDIVEEFVVYNRDELFSRDKMAKKIQEVKERSRFITKYGKQLKLFRDLVPSPSEKPSSSPAWKENSLLLRDSHPVAIEPKLQHLISLLDESTVPVIAVVGIGGTGKTFLLQNLFDRIKQRYEHSIWLSMSQSYSVHKLQCDLASHMGYLKDAVKDASEKRAAELIHADLQKTKSLIVLDDVWRATREDNVIRSLGLPIGHDSQCKIVVTTRNRGVGQNLEACIYEMELLSEDESWQLFCAYAFSNYNGDLPPHHLKAVAHEVEKQCGRLPLALKTIAASLSGCTEPSEWNSKLSRLKELEVHRQKEVTTPDYRIIEILRLSYDSLPAALKPCFSYLSFFPEVERIDCEYLINLWIVEGFVPQGEDQWDVAWGYLYQLANLCLLEVWEDWGLIKYCKIHDLLYDLAIEMSKENRCSFAVEDVTSVKRILLAKQEIDDMVMEHSRVSCPRSLRTLLLYKNLIERIEINFFSPMRLLRVLDLSESNISTLPDFVGKLKLLRLLNLSSTKIKEIPICVRSLKSLVFLDLCHCQQLQTLPEWINDLRCLQHLNIKNCNDELRSHMPKGISELVSLRVLRSDPLSLSVEEDGLLKLGDVIKLNRLQELSLEVTHEKELKIIEDGILAQLLRMRYLSIESHFSIESHLPHNITALQDLQTLCLGKFAVPSWVWMLTNLRQLTLFNCDCIDYPALETMPNLIELRLEGNKSCRKVPKAFGKSSGFPKLRFLIISDFPLLEELPDLEDGAMAVLEKFHLVRCPRVKKVPEGLKGLRGLLDFYCGMKGTDAHLSQPSQKEDIAVLSNFSSPPQPSQQQTIAGSSTTMETDFMSLLKKFDGISQANDLIQYIEELLKNMSGEKSEITPRSPYIKDGQAFMEIIEKHIAGLDKTDLMNSVTAEIENEVMEVLKGVGKIQCVGAALSMVGFALEISRQMSKSYQECFELLKDMFDLGKHILCLNEQMAEHKQMLNESLQCIVMGCIMCVSQSRTNIFRYLTASVNAESLQDFRHKINLLYADLKLLRIIEIESRETKIPPPSQEFHTFVEYKHRSDEVSVPREKHRIFLICYESDCIRTMVDKLFKSLNAGGVTVIVIELLQWEMAGKKDLSLKQVSEGTDIHFPIFSKENYLRLLEQWLCICRPNSIIRPLFYDTNEDIKCQFDKTLNKLAYKQDSTAGVFSSSSNAPLQMSFLPGWSSLDYRTEWRLVKRVVFDVLEMLNNLPLPLPLHAVGLEERMEDLIGKLKMESDTKNMVVAISGVGGIGKTTLAKAIFDSIGPKFQARSLVGPVKAKELCKLQEHILKDLSRQDILVKSIEHGKALMKAHLGSIRALVILDDIDHSMQLEAFNVDCLAPGSRLIITSRDTELLAFAHADKIYDMAQLGFEQSVELFSWHAFLRTDPDDGYEDRSKKIAKSCQGIPLLLEVAGASLYDRTETSHWDESIRNLESTIDQNIHRRLCVSAQGLESRELKCF